In Planococcus shixiaomingii, the DNA window TATACATTTTATACATGGTCTTTGCCTCTGCTCGCTGCTGTGGTCATTCTTTTTCCTTTGACGCGTCTAATGATCATCTATGGGATTCTTGCTTTGGCTTTTATTCAATATCTTATTTATTACTTGGAAATTCGCAAGCATTTTAAGGAGGAAACTGAATGATTTACGAATATTTCTTAGTGTTTTTAGGAGCTGCCATTCCATGGCTTGAAATCGCGTTGGTTATTCCGCTGGGCATTGTGGCGGGATTGTCTCCTTTTTGGGTCATGGTCATGGCCTTTGTCGGCAATATGTTGACGGTGTTTGCGTTGATTATCGGCTTTGATAAATTCAAGGACTGGTACACAAAGCGCCAGGAGGCGAAAGGAAAGACGGTAAATAAAAAAAGTGAACGCGCCAAACGGATTTGGAACAAATGGGGCCTACCGGGTCTAGCGCTTCTTGGGCCAATCCTAATCGGTACGCATATTGCGGCATTTATCGGTATGACACTTGGCGCAACAAAAAAGAACACAACCATTTGGCTAACCATCAGTATCGGTCTATGGACACTCTTTTTCGGCATTGCGACAGCGCTCGGATTCGACTTTTTCACGAGAGCGGTATAAGCTCCGGCGTTCAGCCCTTCGAGGTACGTGCTTTCTATGTAAGGTGGAAAACGCTGTACCTTTCAAGCCCTCCAGCGCTTTTCTAAATGTGCTATACTGAAGCTATTCTGAAATAAAGGCGTGAACCCCACATGAAAAGAATTGAATCGGTGCAGAACTCACTCGTCAAGCATTGGAAAAAGCTAAGTACTACCCGAAAAGAGCGTGATAAGTTTTCGGAATTTC includes these proteins:
- a CDS encoding small multi-drug export protein, coding for MIYEYFLVFLGAAIPWLEIALVIPLGIVAGLSPFWVMVMAFVGNMLTVFALIIGFDKFKDWYTKRQEAKGKTVNKKSERAKRIWNKWGLPGLALLGPILIGTHIAAFIGMTLGATKKNTTIWLTISIGLWTLFFGIATALGFDFFTRAV